One Candidatus Marsarchaeota archaeon DNA segment encodes these proteins:
- a CDS encoding site-2 protease family protein, which yields MLDKNSHIDGRLRYASGAAVAIVTIAALYYLYFASYLGAAVQWIGALVALVLSGTAIKTIFSLHGGYGMYMLSGSRGIATVRRIAKSHSGFWQALALWGIVLGFGVLAYPLLKGRISKRLYAVGLVSLFIIMFFVLPLLSYSVLFINIAPLQRYVPAAQALPSPSSYVAEALSGGVSEYALHAATFIAGFSGYMFYLLALNSYNILNSVVASISTSSLAPLSSQVPGVAPLIPGVDTPLFAGIIALVVILIFHEMSHGVLAAMFKVKLKSVGLLMFGLIPVGAFVEPEEKQVAKLPAIQQNEILAAGVSSNFLLMLVFLVPMVVMIPYMVQHVYQQSVVITGTIPGYPAYNVIKVDSQVISWNGYRVSDLAGFEAFASNESPGSVINIATSSGSYELTSMRSNISTHGLIGIEVGVVTKAVTPNLWYKSVYFLYTLFALLFMLNFLVAVVNLLPIPGLDGWRIYATSVKNRRIVRVLTALVVIFLLVNVLPWI from the coding sequence ATGCTAGATAAAAATAGCCACATTGACGGCAGGCTGAGATATGCTTCCGGAGCCGCTGTGGCCATCGTAACGATTGCAGCCCTTTACTACCTGTATTTCGCATCGTATCTTGGCGCTGCGGTGCAGTGGATCGGTGCACTTGTGGCATTGGTGCTCAGCGGCACCGCCATCAAGACGATATTCTCGCTGCACGGCGGTTACGGAATGTACATGCTGAGCGGCTCCCGCGGCATAGCGACTGTGCGCAGGATCGCAAAGAGCCATTCAGGTTTCTGGCAAGCGCTTGCCCTCTGGGGCATAGTGCTGGGATTCGGCGTGCTGGCTTACCCTCTGCTGAAGGGCAGGATAAGCAAGCGCCTCTATGCTGTGGGCTTGGTGTCGCTCTTCATTATCATGTTCTTCGTGCTGCCGCTCCTTAGCTACTCGGTGCTGTTCATAAACATAGCCCCGCTGCAGAGGTATGTGCCGGCGGCGCAGGCGCTGCCTTCCCCATCGTCATACGTTGCAGAAGCGTTAAGCGGAGGCGTGTCAGAATACGCGCTCCATGCTGCCACATTCATAGCAGGATTCTCAGGTTACATGTTCTACCTGCTGGCCCTCAATTCCTACAACATACTGAACTCGGTGGTTGCGTCAATCAGCACCTCGTCGCTTGCCCCGCTGTCGAGCCAGGTGCCAGGCGTAGCGCCGCTCATACCTGGAGTAGACACGCCGCTCTTTGCGGGCATAATAGCGCTGGTCGTCATACTCATATTCCATGAGATGTCGCATGGCGTGCTGGCTGCGATGTTCAAGGTCAAGCTGAAGTCGGTCGGCCTTCTGATGTTTGGCCTGATACCTGTAGGGGCCTTTGTAGAGCCGGAGGAGAAGCAGGTGGCCAAACTGCCGGCAATCCAGCAGAACGAGATACTCGCCGCAGGGGTATCGTCGAACTTCCTGCTCATGCTCGTGTTCCTTGTGCCCATGGTGGTCATGATACCTTACATGGTGCAGCACGTCTACCAGCAGAGCGTTGTCATAACCGGCACCATACCTGGCTATCCGGCCTACAACGTGATAAAAGTGGACTCGCAGGTGATATCGTGGAACGGCTACCGCGTCAGCGACCTGGCCGGCTTCGAGGCATTCGCGTCAAACGAAAGCCCAGGCTCTGTCATCAACATAGCTACCAGCTCAGGCTCGTACGAACTGACGTCGATGCGCTCAAACATCTCTACGCACGGCTTGATAGGCATAGAGGTAGGCGTAGTGACAAAGGCCGTAACGCCTAACCTATGGTACAAGTCGGTGTATTTCCTGTACACGCTGTTCGCGCTCCTGTTCATGCTGAACTTCCTGGTAGCGGTGGTCAATCTGCTCCCGATACCGGGCCTTGACGGCTGGCGCATCTATGCTACCAGCGTGAAAAACAGGCGCATCGTCAGGGTGCTGACAGCGCTCGTGGTAATCTTCCTTCTTGTTAACGTGCTGCCGTGGATATGA
- a CDS encoding Hsp20/alpha crystallin family protein, translated as MAKNGGSMKIDLGAVPDINTLFSSIIKDLSKEFPEFEKFDVPIVLSFRLRIENGVAVIEDISASSSPPQPQQDAQRRTRNKVPQGPTASSLEQINKYPKDREPLVDVSERNGVASVTAEMNGAARESIQVTANGNTLTIQASTRYGPFDRKLELSGSINPQAAVAHYTNGVLEITAPLDGKRHGKAIIKVS; from the coding sequence ATGGCCAAGAATGGGGGAAGCATGAAGATAGACCTCGGTGCGGTCCCTGACATAAACACGCTCTTCAGCAGCATAATAAAGGACCTCTCCAAAGAATTTCCCGAGTTCGAGAAGTTCGACGTGCCTATTGTGCTGTCGTTCAGGCTGCGCATAGAGAACGGCGTTGCAGTGATAGAGGACATCAGCGCCAGCTCTTCGCCGCCGCAACCGCAGCAAGACGCGCAGCGCCGCACGCGCAATAAAGTACCACAGGGCCCCACGGCGAGCAGTTTAGAGCAGATAAACAAATACCCAAAGGACAGGGAGCCGCTTGTCGACGTGTCTGAGAGGAACGGCGTCGCGTCTGTGACAGCTGAAATGAACGGCGCTGCCAGGGAGTCGATACAGGTTACGGCAAATGGCAATACATTAACGATACAGGCCTCAACCAGGTACGGGCCATTCGATCGTAAGCTCGAGCTGTCAGGCAGCATAAATCCGCAAGCAGCGGTCGCGCACTACACCAACGGCGTGCTCGAGATCACTGCACCGCTTGACGGCAAGCGCCATGGAAAGGCTATTATAAAGGTATCTTGA
- a CDS encoding metallophosphoesterase: protein MMLNSDIELLEGMPIAHIKSMNALAVADMHLGYEGVMAKGGTMVPKVNFRKMTDMLSKALLKTGARSIIIDGDIKNEFSTVDIEEFNELYDFIQFAKSKGVHLVLIKGNHDNFVERYKEPFKLEIYRQEAMIDGYLFFHGEELPSKIPSKAKLLVMGHEHPAIAIYNAIGRKEKLRCFLYGSYKGKRLLVLPAINYFASGTEINLHSKDELLSPIFRHADIESMHAIAIGYGSTIDFGTIGQLREAAYAD from the coding sequence ATGATGCTCAACAGTGACATAGAGCTGTTGGAAGGCATGCCGATAGCGCACATAAAGAGCATGAACGCGCTGGCTGTAGCTGACATGCACCTTGGATACGAGGGCGTGATGGCCAAGGGCGGCACCATGGTGCCTAAGGTCAACTTCAGGAAGATGACGGACATGCTCTCAAAGGCCTTGCTTAAGACAGGAGCGCGCAGCATAATAATCGATGGCGACATAAAGAACGAGTTCTCTACAGTCGACATAGAAGAGTTCAACGAACTCTACGACTTTATACAGTTCGCCAAGTCAAAGGGCGTGCATCTCGTCCTGATAAAGGGCAACCACGACAACTTTGTCGAGCGCTACAAAGAGCCGTTCAAGCTCGAAATCTACAGGCAGGAAGCCATGATAGACGGCTACCTATTCTTCCATGGCGAAGAGCTTCCGTCGAAAATACCATCAAAGGCCAAGCTGCTTGTGATGGGGCACGAGCATCCCGCCATAGCAATATACAATGCCATAGGCAGGAAGGAAAAGTTGAGGTGCTTCCTGTACGGTTCGTACAAAGGCAAGCGCCTGCTGGTGCTGCCAGCCATAAACTACTTTGCGTCCGGCACTGAGATAAACCTTCACAGCAAGGATGAGCTCCTGTCGCCAATCTTTCGGCATGCCGATATAGAGAGCATGCATGCGATAGCGATAGGGTACGGCTCGACCATCGACTTCGGCACGATAGGCCAGTTGCGCGAAGCTGCATACGCCGATTGA
- the polX gene encoding DNA polymerase/3'-5' exonuclease PolX has translation MRNKELAEIFDEIAAMLSIEETKTSRFEVRAYQTAALNISGLQEDIEDIYRRGGTKALMELPGVGKGIAGHIEEYLKTGHIRKYDALKKKYPVDFKSLTKLEGMGAKKAMLLYRKLKIRDLADLQKAVAAHKVRELEGFGEKSEQSIANGIRLLEAAGTRMPLGEALPEAESIVKALLGSRLVEDALVAGSARRMRETVGDIDILALSRKGEPVMDFFEKLPMVMGTVSKGPTRTTVQLKIGLTCDLRVIKPESFGAAVQYFTGSKAHNIATRKIAIAKGYKLNEYGLFRKNRIIASRDEREIYAKLGMEWVPPEMREDRGEIKLALEHRLPKLVELGDLQGDLHTHTKETDGNNTLEEMADAAVKAGLKYIATTNHTKSLRVARGMDEKGFAKFFEQVDRLNDKYNGSFTIMKGAEVDILKDGSLDLERKALMSMDCVVGGVHSAFNMPEREMTKRIVTAMDSGLMHILAHPTGRVIGVREAYPLDLAAVAEAAERNGVMLEINAYPLRLDLNDTNILSTSKRNVTFAINSDGHNVTHYSVLRYGIGTARRGWLGKERVANALPLEKLRRLLKK, from the coding sequence ATGAGGAACAAGGAGCTGGCAGAAATATTCGACGAGATAGCAGCCATGCTCAGCATAGAGGAAACAAAAACATCGCGGTTTGAGGTCAGGGCGTACCAGACGGCCGCACTGAACATATCGGGCCTGCAGGAGGACATAGAGGACATATACAGGCGCGGCGGAACGAAGGCGCTCATGGAGCTGCCTGGCGTAGGCAAGGGCATAGCCGGACACATAGAGGAATACCTTAAGACCGGGCATATCAGGAAGTACGATGCGCTGAAGAAGAAATACCCTGTCGACTTCAAGTCGCTCACAAAGCTGGAAGGCATGGGGGCAAAGAAAGCAATGCTCCTTTACAGGAAGCTCAAGATTAGGGACCTTGCCGACTTGCAGAAAGCCGTAGCCGCGCACAAGGTGCGCGAGCTGGAGGGCTTCGGCGAGAAAAGCGAGCAATCGATAGCAAATGGCATCAGGCTGCTTGAGGCAGCAGGCACACGGATGCCTCTAGGCGAGGCGCTGCCGGAAGCCGAATCCATCGTGAAGGCGCTCCTCGGCAGCAGGCTTGTTGAGGATGCGCTTGTGGCAGGGTCTGCGCGGCGGATGCGCGAGACCGTTGGCGACATCGACATACTGGCGCTTTCTAGGAAGGGCGAGCCGGTCATGGACTTCTTTGAGAAGCTGCCCATGGTCATGGGCACGGTGTCAAAAGGGCCTACAAGGACCACAGTGCAGCTCAAGATCGGCTTAACGTGCGACCTCCGCGTTATAAAGCCGGAGAGCTTCGGCGCTGCCGTGCAGTACTTCACGGGCAGCAAGGCGCACAACATAGCGACGCGCAAGATAGCAATAGCGAAGGGCTACAAGCTGAACGAGTACGGCCTGTTCAGGAAAAACAGGATTATAGCGAGCAGGGACGAGCGCGAGATATACGCCAAGCTCGGCATGGAGTGGGTGCCGCCTGAGATGCGCGAAGACCGCGGCGAGATAAAGCTAGCGCTCGAGCACAGACTACCTAAGCTCGTAGAGCTGGGCGACCTCCAGGGCGACCTGCATACGCACACGAAAGAGACAGATGGTAACAACACATTGGAAGAGATGGCCGATGCGGCCGTCAAAGCAGGGCTCAAGTACATCGCTACCACAAACCATACGAAGAGCCTGCGCGTGGCAAGGGGCATGGACGAGAAGGGATTCGCGAAGTTCTTCGAGCAGGTCGACAGGCTCAACGACAAGTACAACGGCAGCTTCACGATCATGAAGGGCGCAGAGGTCGACATACTGAAGGACGGCAGCCTTGATCTGGAAAGGAAGGCGCTCATGAGCATGGACTGCGTTGTTGGCGGAGTGCATTCAGCGTTCAACATGCCTGAGCGCGAGATGACCAAGCGCATCGTTACTGCAATGGATTCGGGCCTTATGCACATTCTGGCCCACCCTACTGGCAGGGTAATAGGCGTGCGCGAGGCGTATCCTCTCGATCTAGCGGCTGTCGCAGAAGCGGCGGAAAGGAACGGCGTTATGCTCGAGATAAACGCGTATCCATTGAGGCTGGACCTCAATGACACCAACATACTTAGCACATCCAAGAGAAATGTGACGTTCGCGATAAATTCAGACGGGCATAACGTTACCCATTACTCAGTGTTGAGGTACGGCATAGGCACAGCACGCAGGGGCTGGCTTGGAAAGGAGCGCGTAGCCAACGCACTGCCTCTCGAGAAGCTCAGGCGCCTGCTGAAGAAATGA
- a CDS encoding ATP-dependent helicase produces the protein MIEYAGEPYSDMESLAALNPFVRKWFEKDFAELTPPQRYTFKLIAERHNLIVSAPTGSGKTMSAFLSIMSALFDRALKGELEEKVYCIYVSPLRALNNDIYRNLNVPLNEIYAMIKKQKGVDIIKGNIREVTIAVRTGDTDQKERRRQLAHPPNILVTTPESLAILINSEKYAENLKTCEYIVIDELHELANNKRGVHLSLSVERLESFIGHGTVRIGLGATLYPQEEAAKFLVGYSNGAPRDCIMVDASWSKKLNVVAKSPVRDMIYTDSAVVEKKMYDEINKIIKKAKTTLIFTNTRSGTERVVFNIKRRFGYSEDIAAHHGSLSRDSRLEVEDLLKKGALKCAVSSTSLELGIDIGTIDNVIQLGSPKSVSRAVQRIGRAGHSFRAVANGEMIVLNRDDLVECSVMLDAALKHHLDAFVVPKNPLDVLAQHIVGMSLTKKWNIDEAYDVIKGAYAFSNLDKQEYMSLLAYLAGSYVGLESRHVYGKIWYDDKERVFGRRGKLAKPIYMLNLGTIPDEVAVNVFLMGSDRWIGNIEEEFLTKLKPGDIFTLGGRLYRFDHARGMRAYVAEAKGASPTIPPWFSEQLPLSFELANAIGEFRKGMADAIGASTSSNRQTGMMAFLKRGTIPKNVDALLKAMPIDANARHAIFGYFVEQVLFAGAVPNNRFILIEETSEEDSDSDYIVFHSLFGRRVNDALSRIIAIELGDILNEDIGVMINDNGFVLSIEKSKRSLGGQVAKAISMAMKSDARQLLKSNIRRTELMRRRFRHVAARSFMILRNYKGYKLPVGRQQINAQLLLSAVESIDPDFPILRETYREILDEVMDLPRTSEVLEGLKSGAITYDIIKTPSPSPFAHSMLTFGHADVILMKDRQAYLKKLHRLVMKRINGAAK, from the coding sequence ATGATAGAATACGCAGGGGAGCCTTACAGCGACATGGAGAGCCTTGCAGCTCTCAACCCATTCGTCAGGAAATGGTTCGAGAAAGACTTCGCGGAGCTCACCCCGCCCCAGAGATACACCTTCAAGCTCATAGCCGAAAGGCACAATCTCATAGTCTCTGCGCCCACCGGCTCGGGCAAGACGATGTCCGCATTTTTATCGATAATGAGTGCGCTGTTCGACAGGGCGCTAAAGGGCGAGCTGGAGGAGAAGGTTTACTGCATATACGTATCGCCGCTCAGGGCGCTCAACAACGACATCTACCGCAACCTTAACGTGCCCCTCAACGAGATATACGCAATGATAAAGAAGCAGAAGGGCGTCGACATAATAAAGGGCAACATCCGTGAGGTGACCATAGCTGTGCGAACGGGCGACACGGACCAAAAGGAGCGCAGGAGGCAGCTCGCGCACCCCCCTAACATACTTGTCACGACGCCCGAGAGCCTTGCGATACTGATAAACTCTGAGAAATATGCAGAAAACCTGAAGACGTGCGAATACATAGTAATAGATGAGCTGCACGAGCTCGCCAACAACAAGCGCGGCGTGCACCTCTCGCTGTCTGTGGAGCGCCTCGAGTCCTTCATCGGCCACGGCACAGTGCGCATAGGGCTCGGCGCAACGCTCTACCCGCAAGAAGAGGCGGCCAAGTTCCTAGTGGGCTATAGCAACGGAGCCCCAAGGGACTGCATAATGGTCGACGCATCATGGAGCAAGAAGCTCAATGTAGTTGCAAAGAGCCCGGTCAGGGACATGATATACACCGACAGCGCAGTAGTCGAGAAGAAGATGTATGACGAGATAAACAAGATAATAAAGAAAGCAAAGACCACGCTCATATTCACGAATACCAGGAGCGGCACCGAGCGCGTCGTTTTCAACATCAAGCGCAGGTTCGGCTACAGCGAGGACATAGCGGCGCATCATGGCTCGCTGTCAAGGGATTCGAGGCTTGAGGTCGAGGATCTGCTCAAGAAGGGCGCCCTCAAGTGTGCGGTGTCGTCGACCAGCTTGGAGCTCGGCATAGACATAGGCACGATAGACAACGTCATACAGCTCGGCTCGCCAAAGAGCGTCTCAAGGGCTGTGCAGCGCATAGGCAGGGCCGGTCATTCGTTCAGGGCTGTTGCCAACGGCGAGATGATCGTGCTGAACCGCGACGACCTGGTAGAGTGCTCTGTCATGCTCGACGCGGCGCTCAAGCATCATCTCGACGCGTTCGTGGTGCCGAAGAACCCGCTCGATGTGCTGGCGCAGCACATCGTCGGCATGTCGCTGACCAAGAAATGGAATATAGACGAGGCATACGATGTCATAAAGGGAGCATACGCATTCTCGAATCTCGATAAACAGGAGTATATGAGCCTGCTGGCCTACCTGGCCGGAAGCTACGTCGGCCTGGAGAGCAGGCACGTATACGGCAAGATATGGTACGACGATAAGGAACGCGTCTTCGGCAGGCGCGGTAAGCTCGCAAAGCCTATATACATGCTCAACCTTGGCACGATACCTGATGAAGTCGCTGTCAACGTCTTCCTCATGGGCTCGGACAGGTGGATAGGCAACATCGAGGAGGAGTTCCTCACCAAGCTGAAGCCTGGCGACATATTCACGCTGGGCGGCAGGCTCTACCGGTTTGACCATGCCAGGGGCATGCGCGCCTATGTGGCTGAAGCAAAGGGCGCCTCGCCGACGATTCCCCCGTGGTTCTCTGAGCAGCTGCCGCTGAGCTTCGAGCTCGCCAATGCGATAGGCGAGTTCAGGAAGGGCATGGCAGACGCGATAGGCGCATCTACGAGCAGCAATAGGCAGACCGGCATGATGGCCTTTCTAAAACGAGGTACAATACCGAAGAACGTCGATGCGCTACTCAAAGCGATGCCAATAGACGCCAATGCGCGGCACGCCATATTCGGCTATTTCGTGGAGCAGGTGCTGTTTGCGGGCGCAGTGCCGAACAACAGGTTCATTCTAATTGAGGAGACTTCGGAGGAAGACTCAGATTCAGATTACATAGTCTTCCACTCGCTGTTCGGGAGGCGCGTCAACGACGCGCTTTCTAGGATAATTGCGATAGAGCTGGGCGACATCCTGAACGAGGACATAGGGGTAATGATAAATGACAACGGCTTCGTTCTGAGCATCGAGAAAAGCAAGCGCTCCCTTGGCGGGCAGGTGGCCAAAGCGATAAGCATGGCAATGAAATCAGACGCACGGCAGCTGCTAAAAAGCAACATAAGAAGGACCGAGCTGATGAGGCGGCGCTTCAGGCACGTAGCTGCACGCAGCTTCATGATACTAAGAAATTACAAGGGCTATAAGCTGCCTGTGGGAAGGCAGCAGATCAATGCGCAATTGCTGCTAAGCGCAGTAGAGAGCATCGATCCGGACTTTCCCATACTGCGAGAGACCTACAGGGAGATACTCGACGAAGTGATGGACCTTCCGCGGACGAGCGAGGTGCTTGAGGGCCTGAAGAGCGGCGCCATAACATACGACATAATCAAGACGCCGAGCCCCAGCCCGTTCGCGCACAGCATGCTGACGTTCGGCCATGCTGACGTCATACTAATGAAGGACAGGCAGGCATACCTGAAGAAGCTCCACAGGCTTGTGATGAAGCGCATAAACGGTGCAGCAAAATGA
- a CDS encoding 4Fe-4S dicluster domain-containing protein, which produces MKVWVDKPLCTGCQHCKDVCPVAVFEMKSRKDMEGANSDVAPEEHKWKGTSDPATVQKWKDVQDGHKHFADENDGTSGGISVAVNGEACILCQACLIQCEGECIHIIDDTGTEYKSIYA; this is translated from the coding sequence ATGAAGGTTTGGGTCGATAAACCACTGTGCACCGGCTGCCAGCACTGCAAGGACGTGTGTCCTGTGGCTGTATTTGAGATGAAGAGCAGGAAGGACATGGAGGGCGCCAATTCAGATGTAGCACCGGAAGAGCACAAATGGAAGGGCACGAGCGATCCGGCCACAGTGCAGAAGTGGAAGGACGTCCAGGACGGCCACAAGCACTTTGCAGACGAGAACGACGGCACAAGCGGCGGCATATCTGTTGCAGTGAACGGCGAGGCCTGCATACTCTGCCAGGCATGCCTGATACAGTGCGAGGGCGAGTGCATACACATAATAGACGACACCGGCACCGAGTACAAGTCTATATACGCCTAG
- a CDS encoding LamG domain-containing protein: protein MKAQSAMEYLMTYGWAILIIAVVLAALYATGVFNPNTFAPRAQPGACSVYRPYGPGSTQFISTEGPCNSEEPKFVAQFSGVSYITTPSTNMLKATMPLTLTAWIMASSTSGTNVIVQEGTAATDESAHIWTSSGTLQVGFYGDNCNTGEPVSAGKWYFVAMNWTGGTSKTMGWTIDGTSGTCAITGTPSILSGTSYIGWDGSAGDEWSGDISNVQIYNTSLSQPGIQAIYKEGIGGPPIKLQNLVGWWPLNGNPTDYSGDNLNGIAANVIYTSSWDSGYVAP from the coding sequence ATGAAAGCGCAAAGCGCTATGGAATACCTGATGACCTACGGCTGGGCCATCCTAATAATAGCAGTAGTGCTTGCAGCGCTCTATGCCACTGGCGTATTCAATCCAAACACGTTTGCGCCTAGAGCCCAGCCTGGTGCTTGCAGCGTCTACAGGCCATATGGCCCCGGCAGCACGCAGTTCATAAGTACTGAGGGACCGTGCAACAGCGAAGAGCCAAAGTTCGTGGCTCAGTTCAGTGGTGTGAGCTATATAACGACGCCCTCAACAAACATGCTTAAGGCCACAATGCCACTCACGCTGACTGCATGGATTATGGCATCGTCAACCTCCGGAACTAATGTAATAGTGCAAGAGGGAACTGCAGCAACTGATGAATCGGCCCACATATGGACAAGCTCAGGCACTTTGCAGGTAGGATTCTATGGCGATAACTGTAACACTGGTGAGCCTGTTAGCGCTGGGAAATGGTATTTCGTGGCAATGAACTGGACAGGAGGCACAAGCAAGACAATGGGATGGACTATTGATGGTACATCTGGCACATGCGCTATAACCGGGACTCCAAGCATACTGTCGGGCACATCCTATATTGGATGGGACGGAAGCGCCGGAGATGAATGGTCTGGAGACATATCAAATGTCCAAATCTACAACACATCCCTTTCGCAACCAGGCATCCAAGCCATCTATAAAGAAGGCATAGGCGGCCCGCCTATTAAACTGCAAAATCTTGTTGGCTGGTGGCCGCTCAACGGCAACCCCACTGATTACAGTGGTGATAACCTTAATGGCATAGCTGCTAATGTTATATATACATCGTCGTGGGACTCTGGATACGTCGCGCCATGA
- a CDS encoding multiprotein bridging factor aMBF1 produces MEDCELCGRPTERVYVVDVEGVELRVCPKCAKGKKVIRDASVPIKTSKPRSAPRAQHGELQLVDDYGARIRSGREAMKIPLKVLAEMLNEKETFLSRVEEQKTAPPEALVKKLEKALGIRLLEEPPAEAQESARRGKENATLGDFVG; encoded by the coding sequence ATGGAGGACTGCGAGCTGTGCGGCCGGCCTACCGAACGCGTGTATGTCGTTGATGTGGAGGGCGTAGAGCTGAGGGTGTGCCCGAAGTGCGCCAAGGGCAAGAAGGTGATAAGGGATGCGTCTGTGCCAATTAAAACGTCAAAGCCCCGGAGTGCGCCGCGTGCGCAACACGGAGAGCTCCAGCTTGTCGATGACTATGGCGCAAGGATAAGGAGCGGCCGCGAGGCGATGAAGATACCTCTGAAGGTGCTGGCTGAGATGCTCAACGAGAAGGAGACATTCCTCTCCAGGGTGGAGGAGCAGAAGACAGCGCCGCCAGAGGCCCTGGTGAAGAAGCTCGAGAAGGCCTTGGGCATAAGGCTTCTGGAGGAGCCGCCCGCCGAGGCGCAGGAGAGCGCGCGCCGCGGCAAGGAGAACGCTACTCTAGGGGACTTCGTGGGCTAG
- a CDS encoding 30S ribosomal protein S5, which yields MRKFAPRRENERERFNIEAWEPATELGKAVKARQITSIEEIFAMGKHIEEVGIVDALLPEIKSEIIDIASVQRMTRNNRKQKFRVTAVAGDGHGHVGVGAAKDTEVRAAMDSAINAAKRNIVPVALGCGSWQCTCGQPHSLPFAVKGKCGGVSVLLKPAPRGLGIVASGPIKTMLQLAGVKDVWSFSTGRTRTKYNTLMAVQNAFENIISMKNLPASAIAKQ from the coding sequence TTGCGCAAATTTGCACCGCGTAGGGAAAATGAAAGGGAGCGCTTCAACATAGAGGCGTGGGAGCCGGCCACCGAGCTCGGCAAGGCCGTGAAGGCGCGGCAGATCACGTCCATAGAAGAGATATTCGCCATGGGCAAGCACATAGAGGAAGTCGGCATAGTTGATGCGCTACTGCCAGAGATAAAGAGCGAGATAATCGACATAGCAAGCGTGCAGCGCATGACCAGGAACAACCGCAAGCAGAAGTTCAGGGTCACGGCCGTAGCAGGCGACGGGCACGGCCATGTAGGAGTCGGGGCGGCCAAGGACACCGAGGTGAGGGCAGCCATGGACTCGGCTATAAATGCCGCGAAGCGCAACATAGTGCCTGTTGCTCTGGGCTGCGGCTCATGGCAGTGCACATGCGGCCAGCCGCACAGCCTGCCGTTCGCAGTCAAGGGCAAGTGCGGCGGCGTGTCCGTGCTGCTCAAACCTGCTCCGAGAGGCCTGGGCATAGTTGCAAGCGGCCCGATCAAGACCATGCTGCAGCTTGCTGGCGTCAAGGACGTGTGGAGCTTCTCAACCGGCAGGACGCGAACCAAGTACAATACGCTCATGGCGGTGCAGAACGCGTTCGAGAACATAATCAGCATGAAGAACCTGCCGGCATCTGCAATCGCAAAGCAGTAA
- the fen gene encoding flap endonuclease-1: MAVDLSKLVVRRKITVDELNDRVVAVDAYNVLYQFLSIIRQPDGTLLTDQNGNVTSHLSGLFYRTIELIDHGVKPIYVFDGVPSMLKQKTIEARMQRRASAYEAWQQAKEAGAVEQARSYAQQSSRVDKAIVASSKRLLELMGVPYINAPSEGEAQASYMCAHGLAYAAASQDYDTLLFGSKNVVRNLALSGRRKLPKKNIYIEVQPELVNLDETLSSLGITRKQLIWVGILIGTDFNEGIKGVGPKTALKAAKAASSLADIKAFAKSKGGEFELDVAEVEQLFMNPEVTELERSYISAALDSKADADGIVRFMCDEHGFSRERVAKYAQLLEKRKGSARQAGISSWVK, encoded by the coding sequence ATGGCAGTCGACCTGAGCAAGCTGGTGGTAAGGCGCAAGATAACTGTCGATGAGCTGAACGACCGCGTGGTAGCGGTCGACGCCTACAACGTGCTCTACCAGTTCCTTTCGATAATAAGGCAGCCTGACGGGACGCTCCTCACCGACCAGAACGGGAACGTTACCAGCCATCTGTCCGGGCTTTTCTACCGCACCATAGAGCTGATAGACCACGGCGTCAAGCCTATATACGTATTTGACGGCGTGCCCTCGATGCTCAAGCAGAAGACCATAGAGGCGCGCATGCAGAGGCGCGCATCCGCATACGAAGCGTGGCAGCAGGCGAAGGAAGCAGGCGCCGTAGAGCAGGCGCGCTCCTACGCCCAGCAGAGCTCAAGGGTCGACAAAGCAATAGTTGCGTCGTCGAAGCGGCTCCTCGAGCTTATGGGAGTGCCATACATAAACGCGCCCAGCGAGGGCGAGGCGCAAGCGAGCTACATGTGCGCCCATGGCCTGGCGTATGCCGCGGCCAGCCAGGACTACGACACATTGCTCTTCGGCTCAAAGAACGTGGTGCGCAACCTGGCGCTTTCCGGAAGGAGGAAGCTGCCAAAGAAGAACATATACATAGAGGTGCAGCCGGAGCTCGTGAACCTCGACGAGACGCTTTCGAGCCTCGGCATAACCCGCAAGCAGCTCATATGGGTAGGCATACTGATAGGCACGGACTTCAACGAGGGCATAAAGGGCGTCGGCCCTAAGACGGCGCTCAAGGCGGCCAAGGCAGCGAGCAGCCTGGCAGACATAAAGGCCTTCGCGAAGTCGAAGGGCGGGGAGTTCGAGCTCGACGTAGCAGAGGTCGAGCAGCTGTTCATGAATCCTGAGGTTACAGAACTGGAAAGGTCGTACATTTCTGCTGCGCTCGACTCAAAGGCAGATGCGGACGGCATAGTGCGCTTCATGTGCGACGAGCACGGCTTCAGCAGGGAGCGTGTCGCAAAGTACGCGCAGCTTCTGGAGAAGCGAAAGGGATCCGCGCGGCAGGCCGGCATCTCATCGTGGGTCAAGTAA